A genomic stretch from Lathyrus oleraceus cultivar Zhongwan6 chromosome 2, CAAS_Psat_ZW6_1.0, whole genome shotgun sequence includes:
- the LOC127120160 gene encoding uncharacterized protein LOC127120160 isoform X2, whose translation MGASESTFPTVQTPDDQITTVTAPLEASDPILERLKSLKITPPVLTSPPTEGTLTDILVRRPSSSLATVNPKVLLELFSMYRDWQEERVQEISKNQEEIENKIEVADALAIKLLQRYNHSTSTMKTASQHLSGVHSLQVEIGRLKGRLTEVISNCDALCKRITAEGPEPLRSSMKPFAIAKADQEICSSSTNLQTLTKTRPPSAE comes from the exons ATGGGCGCTTCAGAGTCTACTTTCCCCACCGTACAG ACGCCGGATGACCAAATCACCACCGTAACAGCACCGTTGGAAGCCTCTGATCCCATTTTAGAGCGCCTTAAATCCCTCAAAATT ACGCCGCCGGTGTTGACGTCGCCTCCAACGGAGGGTACTTTAACTGATATTTTAGTGAGGCGGCCTTCGTCGTCCCTGG CTACAGTGAATCCCAAGGTTTTACTTGAGCTCTTCTCAATGTACCGTGATTGGCAGGAAGAAAGGGTCCAAGAGATAAGCAAAAACCAG GAGGAGATAGAAAACAAAATAGAAgttgctgatgctttggcaatCAAACTTCTTCAGCGATATAATCACTCAACGTCCACAATGAAGACTGCTTCACAGCATCTCTCGGGAG TTCATTCATTGCAGGTAGAGATTGGAAGGCTCAAAGGAAGGTTGACCGAAGTTATCAGTAACTGTGATGCTTTGTGCAAGAGGATTACCGCAGAGGGCCCAGAACCCCTTCGGTCATCTATGAAACCTTTTGCAATTGCTAAGGCTGATCAAGAAATTTGCTCAAGTTCAACTAACTTGCAAACCTTAACAAAAACAAGGCCACCTTCTGCAGAATAG
- the LOC127120159 gene encoding GDP-mannose 4,6 dehydratase 1, which produces MADSGSTIPTASTNGDATPPPKVALITGITGQDGSYLTEFLLNKGYEVHGLIRRSSNFNTQRIDHIYVDPHNAHKARMKLHYADLSDASSLRRWLDIILPDEVYNLAAQSHVAVSFEIPDYTADVVATGALRLLEAVRSHIDASGRSHIRYYQAGSSEMFGSTPPPQSETTPFHPRSPYAASKVAAHWYTVNYREAYGIYACNGILFNHESPRRGENFVTRKITRAVGRIKIGLQSKLFLGNLQASRDWGFAGDYVEAMWLMLQQEKPDDYVVATEDSHTVEEFLQVAFGYVGLNWKDHVVIDKRYFRPTEVDNLKGDATKSKKVLGWKPKVSFEELVRMMVDNDVEMAKKEKVLVDAGYIDAQQQP; this is translated from the coding sequence ATGGCCGATTCAGGATCCACAATCCCAACGGCGTCAACTAACGGCGACGCAACTCCACCTCCCAAAGTAGCACTGATTACCGGAATCACCGGCCAAGACGGATCATACCTAACGGAATTTCTCCTCAACAAAGGCTACGAAGTTCACGGCTTAATCCGTCGTTCTTCCAATTTCAACACTCAACGAATCGACCACATTTATGTAGATCCACACAACGCTCACAAAGCTCGTATGAAACTTCACTACGCTGATCTCTCTGACGCTTCTTCTCTCCGTCGCTGGCTCGATATAATCCTCCCCGACGAAGTTTACAATCTCGCCGCTCAATCTCATGTTGCTGTTTCTTTCGAGATCCCTGATTACACCGCCGACGTTGTTGCCACCGGTGCTCTCCGTTTACTTGAAGCCGTCCGATCTCACATCGACGCATCTGGTAGATCTCACATTCGGTATTATCAAGCTGGATCTTCTGAAATGTTCGGATCAACTCCACCGCCGCAATCGGAAACAACTCCGTTTCATCCTCGGTCGCCTTACGCCGCGTCTAAAGTCGCTGCGCATTGGTACACTGTTAACTACCGTGAAGCGTATGGAATCTACGCTTGTAACGGAATTCTCTTCAATCATGAATCTCCACGACGAGGAGAGAATTTCGTGACGAGGAAGATTACTCGCGCTGTTGGTAGGATCAAGATCGGGCTTCAGAGTAAGCTTTTTCTTGGAAACCTTCAAGCTTCGAGAGATTGGGGATTTGCTGGCGATTATGTGGAAGCGATGTGGTTGATGCTGCAACAAGAGAAGCCTGATGATTATGTTGTTGCGACGGAAGATTCGCATACGGTTGAAGAGTTTTTGCAAGTTGCTTTTGGTTATGTTGGTTTGAATTGGAAGGATCATGTTGTTATTGATAAGAGGTATTTTCGTCCTACTGAAGTTGATAATCTTAAAGGTGATGCTACAAAATCTAAGAAAGTTCTTGGATGGAAACCTAAGGTTAGTTTCGAAGAGCTTGTTAGAATGATGGTTGATAATGATGTTGAAATGGCTAAGAAGGAGAAAGTGCTTGTGGATGCTGGTTACATTGATGCTCAACAGCAACCTTGA
- the LOC127120160 gene encoding uncharacterized protein LOC127120160 isoform X1, with protein sequence MGASESTFPTVQTPDDQITTVTAPLEASDPILERLKSLKITPPVLTSPPTEGTLTDILVRRPSSSLGTATVNPKVLLELFSMYRDWQEERVQEISKNQEEIENKIEVADALAIKLLQRYNHSTSTMKTASQHLSGVHSLQVEIGRLKGRLTEVISNCDALCKRITAEGPEPLRSSMKPFAIAKADQEICSSSTNLQTLTKTRPPSAE encoded by the exons ATGGGCGCTTCAGAGTCTACTTTCCCCACCGTACAG ACGCCGGATGACCAAATCACCACCGTAACAGCACCGTTGGAAGCCTCTGATCCCATTTTAGAGCGCCTTAAATCCCTCAAAATT ACGCCGCCGGTGTTGACGTCGCCTCCAACGGAGGGTACTTTAACTGATATTTTAGTGAGGCGGCCTTCGTCGTCCCTGGGTACGG CTACAGTGAATCCCAAGGTTTTACTTGAGCTCTTCTCAATGTACCGTGATTGGCAGGAAGAAAGGGTCCAAGAGATAAGCAAAAACCAG GAGGAGATAGAAAACAAAATAGAAgttgctgatgctttggcaatCAAACTTCTTCAGCGATATAATCACTCAACGTCCACAATGAAGACTGCTTCACAGCATCTCTCGGGAG TTCATTCATTGCAGGTAGAGATTGGAAGGCTCAAAGGAAGGTTGACCGAAGTTATCAGTAACTGTGATGCTTTGTGCAAGAGGATTACCGCAGAGGGCCCAGAACCCCTTCGGTCATCTATGAAACCTTTTGCAATTGCTAAGGCTGATCAAGAAATTTGCTCAAGTTCAACTAACTTGCAAACCTTAACAAAAACAAGGCCACCTTCTGCAGAATAG